The Flavobacteriales bacterium genome contains the following window.
ACCCACCTCTTCATAGGTGGGGTTTTCCTTCGTGCCACCGGCGTATCCGCTCACGGCTTCCTCCACCCCACGCACGCTTTCGTACACCCCTTCCACGCACCAGAAGCAACCGCTGGCGAAGTAGGCTTTGCTGAAACGGGAAAGGTCCTTGGCGGGATCGGCTCGCGCTTCGCCCTGTAAGCCGGCGGTGCTGGGCACCGGCGCTGGAGAGTTCGCGCAGGCAGCCACAAGAAGGACAAGGGAGGCAAGAATGTGTGTGCGGGTCATGGTCATTGCTGGTCGGCAAAGTTCAACTACGGACAACGACCGGTGAACGGATGCGTGCCGCTTGTTAAGAAGCCACAACCCACCCCGACTACTTTCGACCGTCTTCTGACCATGACTACACGCTTACGCCCTACCCTGCTGGCTTTGGCATCCTTGCTGACCGGACCAATGTGCCACGCGCAATGCCTTCACGACCCGATGGTGATCCCCGACAGCCTTGTCCTTTGCCCCGACGACACCTTCACGCTGAGCACTATGGCCGGGGATGCCTATCAATGGTTCCGGAACATGGACCCCATACTTGGCGCCACCAACCAAACCTTGGAGGTGTACGGAAGTCTGGACGCTGGTTCGTTCTTCAAGGTGCATGTGACGTTGGACAGCTGCACGGAAAGCAGCCCGACCATGGCCATCGATGGTTATGCTTTCATTCAACCGCAGGTGTACTACAGCGGCGACGTGCTTTCCGTGGACAGCACACAGCTGACCATCTGCGCCAACGACACGCTGCTGTTGCTGGCGCAGCCGCCCTACAACACCGGGTTCCAGTGGTACGAAGACAGCGTGTTGATCAGCGGGGAGAACAATGACACATTGATCGTGACGGCACCGGGCACGTACACCCTGACCGCACAGCAGAACGGCTGCCCCAATGTGCAAAGCGAGATGAGCTACCCATGGATCATTGTGCAGGAACCAGTGATGCAACCGACGATCAGCATGGTGGGCACCGAGCTATGCGCCGACCCGGCCGGGAATTCGTATCAATGGGCCATCAATGGGATACCGGTTGTCAACGGAACGACCCAGTGCATCTCAGCGTCGTTCCAAGGCGGAACATACACCGTGTCCGTTGACTATGGCAGTCCGTGCCAGTTGGACAGCGAGCCGTTCGTTGTGCAATCGACGGTCGACCTTGCATCCAGTGGGCTGAGCGTTCACCCGAATCCCGCCAGCACCGATCTGTGGTTGTCGCGCGGCGATGGACGGCCCATCGGCCAATGGCGTATGCTCGATGCCTTAGGGCGCCAGGTGCTCGCCGGTGCAGGGCTCACTTCAACCCACCATGTGGATGTTGGCGGGTTCACACCCGGGCACTACACGCTCATCACGGACGCGCGTGCAGTGGTGCCTGTGATGGTGCATTGAACGCTCAATACCCGAAGATCTCCTCCAGACCCAGCTTGGTCAGAGGCCCAAGACGCTCCAGAGCGGCCATGTCCAACTTGTCCGCTTTGCCGATGACCATGTAGGTGTAGTTGCGCCCCGCGATGTTCTCCTTGAAGAAGGCGCCCATACCGTTCAGATCGGCCGACTTCATCGCTTCGTACAGAGCCTTGTTTGGATCCTCGCTCAGCCCGAGCCGCTGCGCACTTTCCCAACTCCAGTAGATGGCCTCCTTGGTGGCGCGCTGGCTGGCAAGGTTTTTCAGCGCCGCATCCTTGCTCCCGTTGAACATGCGTTCATCGGCTGGCATGTTGTTCATGAGGTCCAGCATGGCGGTCACCGCGTCGCCGAGCTTGTCATTCTGCGTGCCGATGTAGGCGCGCACGTAGTGGGCGTCCTCCTTGCGCTGCGGTCGGCTGAATTGCGCGTTCGCGGAATACGCCAACGCCTTGGCCTCGCGGATCTCCTGGAACACGATGGAGGAAAGTCCGCTGCCGAAGTACTCGTTGAAGAGCGTGCCATAGGGCAGCTTGCCCGCGTCGAACGCGCCAGCATGGCTCACGAGCATCATCTCGGTCTGCACCATGTCGTAGTCCACGAAGAGCACGCGGTTCTCTTTTGTTTCAAGCTCGGTGTACGGCGCATCCTGCCTGTACTTCTTCAACGGTGCGGTCACTTTGTGCTCCGCCTCCAGGGTCGCCACGACCTTGGTCATCGGTGCATTACCGTAGTAGAAGATGCGGTGTTCATGCGCTGTGAGGCCGTGGATAAGGCCTACCAACTCCGCTGGATCAACTGCGTCCAATTCGGCTTGTGAGAGGATGTTGCGGAAGGGCGAGCGTTCCCCGTAGCGCGCATAGCTCAGCATGGCGCTGCTCATGATGATGCCCTTGTTCTTCTTGTTGTTCGCGCGTTGTTTGGCGATGTCCTTCACCAGTTCGGCCCACGCTTCCTTGTTCGGTTGTGCGTTGGCGAGCAAGTGCTCCAGCAAGGCCAGGCCCTGCACCATGTTCTTCTCCAGTCCGGTGAGGGTGATCGTGTTGCGGTCGGTCCCGCTCTGCACACTGAACTCCAAACCCAGCTTGAAGAACTCCTGTTGCAACTGGGACGCGCTGTACTTCTCCGTGCCGAGGTAAGGCAGGTATTCCACGGCCAGCTTCAGTTTCGGGTCGTGGTGCTCCCCGAGGTCCTGCACCATCACCAGGGTGAAGAGGTCGTTACTGGTGTTCGGGATGCTGGCAACCGGAACACCAGACTTCAGCGTTCCGCGCTGGATGGACTTGTCGTAGTCAACGAACGCCGGTTCGATGTCCTTCATGCCTGCGGCCTCCCACTCCTTGAACCAGTCGCTCTGCGCATCGCGATTGATGGGAATGGCGGTAATGGCTGGCTTGGTCACCTTGAAGGTGTTCTTGTCCTCGCCGGTGCGTTTGAACACGCAGACGTAGTTGTCGCCGAAGCGCTCCTTCGCAAAGGCCATCACCTGCTCCTTGGTGATCTTGCCCATGCGGTCGAGGTAGCCGACCACGTCAGCCCAGTCCTTGCGCAGGATGAACGCATTGGTGAGCGCACTGGCGCGCATGCTGTTGTTCTCGTTCCAGAAGCGGGTCTGCTGCTGGCGCTTGTCGTTCACCACGGCCTCGATGAGCCAATCGTCGAACTGGCCGTTGCGCACCTTGGCGAGTTCAGCGAGCAAGAGGTCGCGCGCTTCTTCCAAGGTCTGGCCCTGCTTGGCGTTGGCGCTCATGCCGAACTGTGAGTAGTCCGTGCTCTCGAAGCTGAACGCCCCGGCGTCGAGCACCTTCTGCTGCTGGATCAGGTCGATGTCGATGAGGCCGGCCTGCCCGTTCTTCAGCAGGCCCGAGATGAGGTCCATCATGATGGCATCGCCGCTCTTCACCCCACCGAAGCGCCAACCAAGGCTCACCCATTCGGCCATGGGGCCCATGACTTCCACAGCTTCGGGTTTTGCGATGGGATCTTCCGGTGTGAACGTGAACGCGGGCACCGGCTTGCTCTTCCACCCGCCGAAGTATTTGTCCACCATGGCTATCGTGGCATCGTAGTCGATGTCGCCCGCCAGCACCACCGCCATGTTGTTCGGCACGTAATAGGTGTCGAAGTACTCATGGATCTTCACCATGCTGGGGTTCTTCAGGTGCTCGCCCGTGCCGATGGTGGTCTGCGTGCCGTAGGGGTGCTTCTTGTAGAGGTGCTCGGCCATGGCGGTGAACGACTTGCGTTGGTCGTTGTCCTGCCCCCTGTTGAATTCTTCGAAGACCGTCTCCAGTTCCGTGTGGAAGAGGCGCAGCACGAGTTCCTGGAAGCGCACGCTTTCGATCATCATCCACTTCTCCAGTGCGTTGCTGGGGATGTCGTTCACATAAACCGTACGCTCGGTGCTGGTGAACGCGTTCGTGCCACTGGCTCCCAGCGAAGACACCATCTTGTCGTACTCGTTGGGGATGGCGTATTTGGCAGCTTCGTAGCTCAGGCTGTCGATGCGCTTGTACAAGGCCTCGCGCTTCACTTCATCGGTGGTGTTCCGCCGTTGCTCGTAGGTGTCACTGATCTGCTTCAGCAGGGCGCTTTCCTTGGCCCAGTCCATGGTGCCGATGGAATGGGTGCCTTTGAAGAGCATGTGCTCCAGGTAGTGCGCCAAACCAGTGGCCGATGCGGGGTCGTTCTTGCTGCCTGCCCGTGTGGCGATGTTCGTCTGCACGCGCGGCTTGTCCTTGTTCTGGCTCAGGTACACCTGCAGGCCGTTCTCCAGCGTGTAGATGCGCGCGCCCATGGGATCGTTGGGCACGCTCACATAGGTGTACTGCTTCTGGGCTGTGGCGGGGGCCAGTGCGGCGACAAGCATCAGGGTGGGCAGGGTTCGGTTCATGGTGGAGCGATCGGGTGGTGAAGATGCGCAACCTCGTGAACCCCACAGGCAATGATCGGGCTGCCCGGTGCGTCTTACGGCCGGTCCAACCATATTTGCCCGCCTTGATCATCGTTCGCACCCTCCTGTTCGTCCTGGTTGCCGGGGCATTATGCCTCACCGGGTGCCGCAAGGACACGCAGTTCACCGAGGACCGCGTGGAGCTGGTGTTCAGCCAGGACACCATCCTTTACGACACCATCTTCACCACGGTGGGGTCCATCACCAAGCGGTTCACGGCCCGCAACCCGAACAGCAATGCCGTGAAGGTGGACATTGCCTTGGCCGGTGGAAGTCCCAGCCCCTACCGCATCAATGTGGACGGCTCTTCGGGCACCTTGTTCAGCGACGTGGAGATCCTCGGAGGCGACAGCATCTATGTGTTCGTTGAGGCCACCCTCGATGCCAACAACGCGAACAACCCGTTCATCATCGAGGACAAGATCCTGTTCAATACCAATGGCGCCGAGCAGAACGTGCTGCTGCTGGCCTGGGGCCAGGATGCCCACTTCCACTACCCCGACCAGTTCATCCAAGGCTTTCCTGCGTTCAGCTACATCGTCGGCGGTTTCGATGGCGGTGGAAACCAGATCTGCGGCGAGGTGGAGGTGTGGACCAACGACAAACCGCACGTCATCTACGGATACGCTGTGGTGGACTCCTGCAATAAGCTGGAGATCCAACCCGGTGTGAAGGTGTACTTCCACGGCGGCGGTGGTCTGTGGGTGTACCGCGGCGGATGGATCGAAGCCTTGGGCAACACCTCCGACCTCATCACCTTCCAAGGTGACCGCTTGGAAAGCCTCTACGAGAACCTGCCCGGCCAGTGGGACCGTATCTGGATCAACGAGGGCGACTTCGCCAACGAGGACAACCGCTTCGAGAACGTGGAGATCCGCAACAGCCTCATCGGCATCCAGTGCGAGACGTGGCCGCTCGATGTGGATGAGCCCACGACCATCAACAAGCTGGTGCTCAACAACGTGAAGATCCTCAACTGCTCGGCCGCAGGCCTCCTGAGCCGCAACTACCGCATCACGGCCAACAACCTGCTGGTGGGGGATGCCGGACAGTACAGCGTTGCGCTCACCGGCGGTGGCGAGTACCAGCTGAACCACTTGACCGTTGGCAACTTCTGGGACTGGGAGGTGCGCAACACACCGGCGTTCATCGTCACCAACTACTTCCAGGACATCAACGGCACGGTGCAGGTGCGCGACATCAGCAGCAGCGAGTTCCGCAACAGCATCATCCACGGCACCAACAGCAACGAGTTCGAGCTGGACCTGGACAACCTCGGCACCAGCACGCTCAACTTCCACGACATCATGCTTAAGACGGACGAGAACGTGAGCGGGCCGTTCTTCACAAGCAATGTGTACGTGGACCAGAACCCCGCCTTTGCCGATGGCCCGGCCGACGACTATCACCTGACGTCCGGCTCGTATGCCCGCGAGCGCGGCCTACCTAGCACGGCCGAGGCCTTCCTTGATATTCAGGGTAACAGCCGATGCGAGATCTGGCCCGACCTCGGCTGCTACGAGTTCTGCCCTTAGAGCTTCACGAAGCCGCGGCTCCACGCCTTGCTTCCTGCGCGTACACGCACCACGTATGATCCCGCTGGCAAGCCCCCAACATCCAGTGCTTGCGACTTTCGGGTGAACATGGAGATGGCCATTTGACGTCCCAGGGCATCCGAAATGGTGACCTCCGCCAGCCCGTCGAACCCCGTGTTAACGTTCAGAAAATCAGAAGCAGGCACAGGGTACAAGGCTCCTGTTAGGCTGCTAAGTTCAACCTGATCAGTAATGATACCCGTAGTGCGCAACGGCCGGATCTGCCCACAAGCGTACCCGTGCGCATCATCGAAGAAACGGACGTCGTACAGCCGTCGGGCGCTGTTCAGGCCACTGGTGTTGTAGTTCTCGGACCACGTTGCCCCATCATCCGTGCTGATGAAGACGTAGCCGCTCAGTCCATCGGTGCGGTAGCCAGTGGCGAAGCCGGTACCATCAGATCGGAACGTCAATGAAGTCATCACGATGGGTGCAGGTAGGTTGACCGAGGCCGGCAGCCACGTATTGCCACCATCTGTCGTGCGCAGGACGGCGCCATCATTGCGCGTTGCTGCTCCGATCTGGTCGTTCACGAATTCAACATCGGAGAAACCCGTGGCCGTATCGCTGAGCACCTGCGCCCAATTGAGGCCGCCATCGGTACTTCGGTAGATGGCGCCGCTGTCCGGTATGGCGATGCCGTTGTTAGTGAGCCTGCTGTATCCCCCGGTCGCGGCAAACGCCAACGTATCGTTGACGAAGTGCAGACGCGAGACAGGCTGACCCGGAAGAAAGGCGATGTTCGTCCAGGTGGCGCCGGTATCAGTGCTCATGTCGATGATGCCATTGCCCGCCTGATCGGCGCCGCCGGTGAACGCCACCAGGTCGTTGCGCATGCGGATGGCGCGGTAGTATCGGCCGGTGCCTGTGCGAACGCTGTCGAACCCGAAGGGATACGCCGGGAACAAATAAGGCCGCACCACGATGCTGCGGTTGTAGAGCTCGTGCCCAGCGGCCATGTACAGCGGTTTCCCTCCGGTCATCTTCACATCGATGTCCTCCAGGTTCGTGGAGGGCTCGTACCAGATGAAATACCCGCCCGAAGCGGCACCGTCATCGGTTAGCACGATGCCCCCTTCCGTGGCCGGGGCGAACGGTCCGGGATTGTTGGCGCCATACACGAACAAGCCTGAATCCAGGTTGTGGAAGGCCGAAGCCTGGTAATGGAGCGTGCTGGAAAAGAGCCCAGCAGGCACCCACTGGCCAACGGTAGTAAAGGCGATGAAGAAGAAAGCGACGACGGAGTTCCGTTTGTTCATGGCGGCGAAGTTGGGCAGTGAATACACGCCAACCCGCATCGCGTTCATGACCACCTTTGGACGCATGTCGTTCAAGCAGATCACCGCCATTGAACAGGCGACGCTCACGTTTCTCAAAGACCTGTCGCGCAACAACGATCGCGACTGGTTCACGAAGCACCGCGACCGGTACGAGGCCGCCCATGCGAACATGATATCGTTCGCTGATGCGCTGTTGGAACGCATGGGGAAGCATGACCGCTTCGACACGGCGAGCGGACGCAAAAGCCTGATGCGCATCTACAACGACCTGCGGTTCCACAAGCACAAGCCGCCCTACAACCCGCGTTTCGGCGGCAACCTGGACCGGGCCAAGCCCGCGCTCCGCGGGGGCTATTACTACCACGTGGAGCCCGGTTGGTCTTTCATTTCCTGCGGCTTCTTCGGTCCGGAGCCTGCCGACCTGAAGCTCATCCGCTCGGACATTGCTTACGATCCCGGCACCTGGGCCAAGCTCATCGCTTCAAAGGCGATGAGGGCAACGTTCGAACCGCTGGCGGGTGATCAGGTAGCCACTGTTCCAAAGGGCTTCACGAAGGACCATCCGGCCATCGACCTCCTGCGCAGGAAACAGTTCATCTTCCGTCGACGGTTCACTGACGCACAGGTGTTGTCCAAGTCGTTCTTGTCCGATGTGGAAGCAAGTTTCCGGACCGTTCGCCCGTGGTTCGACCACATGAGCGCAGTGCTCACAAGCGACGCGAACGGTGCTTGACCCCGCTACGGCTTGGCGGGCGACAGCGACAGGTCGCGGTGCACCAGCATGATCGCGCTCTCGTTCCGGTAACCGTTCTCCTCCCCCGCTTTCTGCATCTTGAACCCCATGTGCAGCGGTTCGGCAGCGACGGTGGCGTAGCGCTGGGGGAAGGTGCGCCCTTCGTCATACAGCGCCTTCAGATAGAAGTACGTGACGTCGAAACCGAGGAAGGCGTATTCCCCCGCATCGGTATGGAAGCGCTCCCGGAAGACCTTGTCGAAAGCGGCCACACGGGCATTGCTGCGGTCGATGTGGGTGCTCACCGCGAAGTGCAGTTGCACGGCATCGCGCTTGGCCGCATCCACGCTTTCGATGTTCATCCATTGCTCCAGGCCGAAGACGACGATGCGGTGCTTATCGGTTGCGTCGGCAAGAACGTTCACCAGACCGGTCACGAGCTCCACATCCTCGGTGGGGGCCACCACCACGTTCAGTTTGCTGGTGGACAGCTTGGCCAGCACCGAGGAGCCCTGCCGCTTGCCCGAATAGGCAATGGTGGTGCTGTCGATCACAGCGTCGCTACCAGCCGCGTGCAGGGCGTCGCGCAACATGCGCTCCATCTGGTCCTGCAGTTCCTTCTCGCCGGTGATGGCCGAACGCAGCAGGATGATGTTGTCGTTGCCGTGGTACTTGGCCACGTAGCGTGCGGTGTACTGAACCTGTTCCGTACGACCGCTCACAGCCTTGCTGACCTGTGGCCGCCCGAGAAGCACTTTGTTGCTCTGGGCCACAGGGCAGATGATCTGACCACTGCCGGCCATGCCCGCCACCTGCTCGATGGCAGCGCGGTGGAAGGGGCCGATGTAGAGATCGAGGTTGCGCAGGTCGGGGTCCTTCAGTGCCTTGCTCCAACTGGCGGGATCGTTGCCCACGTCCACCACACGGATGTCGACCTTCAAGCCCAGCGCTTTCAGCGAATCCAAAGCAAGCTGCGCACCAGCGTAGAACTGCGCTGCGATGCTCGTCAGTTCGTACCAATCGTCGGAATTTGGACGGGCAAGCACGCTGTCGTTGCGCTCGATGCTGAAGGGCAGCAGCAGACCCACCGAGTAGCGGTCCCGCTTGTCCATGCCGACGGCCGGGTCCACAAACACGGGTTCGGTTTTTTTTGCCGGGATACGCAGGTAGGTGCCCACCTTCAATCCCTCCGGCAGGCCTCCGTTGGCAGCGCGTAGTTCCTCCTCGGTAATGCCGTGTTGTTTGCACAGGCCGTAGATCGTCTCCTGTGCCTGCACCGGGTGGCTGATACTGCCGTCATCCGCAGCTGGCGCCACCACGGTCGCCGATGTGCCCGTGACTTTCGCCACGGGGATGATGAGTTCCAAGCCCACCTTCAAGCCATCGGCCATCTGCGGGTTGCGGCCCAGCAGGTCGGCTTCCGGCACAGAGTACTTCCTCGCGATCCCATACACGGTCTCCTTCTTCTGCACCACGTGAACGAGTTCGCCATCGCGCAGCTGCGGCGCGGCCTTCGCTTCCTTTTTGCTCACCCCATCCACCGGTATGATGAGCACTTGGCCAATGCTCAACCCTTGCGATGCGGCAGGGTTCGCCTTCACGATCACCTCGGTTGGCACTGCGTAACGCTGTCCGATGGCGAAAAGCGTTTGCCCCTTCTCAACCGTGTGCAGGATGTACTTCTTGCCATCGCGCGTTTGCGTCACTTGTGCAGTGCCGGTGATCAGGCACAACAGCAACGGCAAGAGCATCACCAACCTGTTCATTCCCATTCGATGGTTGCGGGCGGTTTGCTGCTGATGTCGTACACCACGCGGTTCACGCCTTTCACCCGGTTGATGATGTCGTTCGAGATCCGTGCCAGAAGCTCGTAGGGCAGGTGGCACCAGTCGGCCGTCATGCCATCGGTGCTGGAAACGGCGCGCAAAGCAACGGCGTTCTCGTACGTGCGCTCGTCGCCCATGACACCCACGCTGCGCACGGGCAGCAGGATGGCGCCCGCCTGCCAAACCTGATCGTAGAGTCCGGCCTCGCGCAGGTGCTTGATGTAGATGTGGTCGACCTCCTGCAACAGCGCCACTTTCTCGCCGGTCACTTCGCCCAGGATGCGGATGCCAAGGCCCGGTCCCGGGAACGGATGGCGCCCGAGGAGCGCAACATCCAGGCCCAGTTCCTTCCCCACCCTTCGCACTTCGTCCTTGAAGAGCAGGCGAAGCGGCTCCACCACCTTCAGGTTCATCCGGGCAGGCAATCCGCCTACGTTATGGTGGCTCTTGATCGTGACGCTGGGGCCGTGCACGCTTACGCTCTCGATCACGTCCGGATAAATGGTGCCTTGCCCGAGCCACTTCACGTCCTTGATGCGCTTGGCTTCATCATCGAACACATGGATGAAGGTGGCGCCGATCGCCTTGCGCTTTTGTTCAGGATCCTCCTTGCCTTGGAGCGCGGCGTAGAAGCGCGCCTTGGCGTCCACACCCGTGATGTTGAGGCCGAGGTGCTTGTAGTTCTCCAGTACGCTCTCGAACTCTCCTTTGCGCAGGAGGCCATTATCAACGAACACGCAATGCAGGCGCTCGCCTATCGCCTTATGGAGAAGGATGGCGGCGACACTGCTGTCCACGCCACCGCTGAGGGCCAGTACGACCCGGTCGTTGCCCAATTGCTGGCGGAGCCCGTCCACCGTGCTTTCCACGAACGAAGCCGGGGTCCAATCGCCTTTGCAACCGCATACGCCCTGCACGAAGTTCCGCAGTATGGTCAGGCCATCGGTGGTATGGAACACCTCCGGGTGGAACTGCACGGCAAACGTGTTTTCGCCCTTCAACCGAAAGGCCGCCACAGGCACCGCGTGGGTGCTGGCCATTACCTCCATGTTGCCGGCCACAGCGGTAATGCTGTCGCCATGGCTCATCCACACCTGCGTTCCGGGATGGACACCATCGAACAGCGGCCCGCTGACCATGATATTGTCCAGGTGGGCGCGGCCGTATTCACGCACGGTGCTCGGCAGCACTGGCGCACCACTTCTTTTGGCCAGAAGCTGCGCGCCGTAGCAGATGGCCAGCACCGGTAGACGGCCTTGGAACACGCTGATATCGGTATCCGGCGCATTGGTATCGTGCACGCTGAAGGGGCTACCGCCAAGGATGACGCCCTTGATGGACGAATCATCGGCGAACCGGGCCGCTTTGCTGAACGGGTGGATCTCACAGTAAACGTTGAGCTCGCGCACACGACGGGCAATGAGCTGCGTGTACTGGCTGCCGTGGTCGAGGATGAGGATCTTCTCCAAAGGGAAACAGGGGGAATGTGCGGAAGCGCGAAGATGGAATTGTGGCCCCGGGCATGACGGACCGGTGTGCGACACGTCAAGAGAACGGCGGCCAAAAGTATCCGGGGCGGGCAACGTGGTCCGGTGGATGACCGACTAACTTTCAACGCCATGCAACCCCGACGGACATACCCGTGCGCAAGGGCAAGAGCCTTAGCCGTGCTCTCGCTCACCTTGTGCCTGTGGTTGAACGCCAGGGCACAATTGGTCATTTGGGCCGATGAATTCGAGAACGGGTGCAATACCGGTTGCTACGCCTCGGCCTACACCACAGGGGTGAACGGCATTTGGACCGTGACGAACGTGGGTGCCCAAGGGACCTGTCCCAACCAGTGGTTCATCAGTTGCCGCGAGAACGGCAATGCCACCAGCACCTGCGGTACGGACTGCACCACCAACAATGAATCGCTGCACATCGGCAACGAACTGGTGGGCGTATGCGCAAGCCCCAACGGCTGCATTTTCTGCCCGGCGGGTGACTGTGGTGCAGCCTACGATGCGGGGTGTCCGCCTGCTTTCTGCACCTTCTGCCTGTGCGGCTGCCTGAACACCACAACGAACAAGCGGGCTGAATCCCCGACGATCAATCTGTCAGCCTACACGAACGTTACGCTCAATTTCAAGTACATGGAGAACGGCCAGACCACCAGCGACGACTTCCTGGTGGAGTATTGGAACGGCGCGGTGTGGGCGGCCCTCAGTAACCCGCCCAAGACACCGGCTGGAGGCTGTGGCAGCCAAGGGCAATGGACCCAGTACAGCGTGGCCCTGCCAGCTAGCGCCAACAACAACCCTGCTGTGCGCGTGGGCTTCCGGTGGCAGAACAACAACGATGCAAGCGGGGCCGACCCGAGCGTGGCCATCGACGATGTACAACTGACCGTAGCATACGTTCCCACTTGTGTTGGCCCCTT
Protein-coding sequences here:
- a CDS encoding T9SS type A sorting domain-containing protein → MTTRLRPTLLALASLLTGPMCHAQCLHDPMVIPDSLVLCPDDTFTLSTMAGDAYQWFRNMDPILGATNQTLEVYGSLDAGSFFKVHVTLDSCTESSPTMAIDGYAFIQPQVYYSGDVLSVDSTQLTICANDTLLLLAQPPYNTGFQWYEDSVLISGENNDTLIVTAPGTYTLTAQQNGCPNVQSEMSYPWIIVQEPVMQPTISMVGTELCADPAGNSYQWAINGIPVVNGTTQCISASFQGGTYTVSVDYGSPCQLDSEPFVVQSTVDLASSGLSVHPNPASTDLWLSRGDGRPIGQWRMLDALGRQVLAGAGLTSTHHVDVGGFTPGHYTLITDARAVVPVMVH
- a CDS encoding insulinase family protein, which encodes MNRTLPTLMLVAALAPATAQKQYTYVSVPNDPMGARIYTLENGLQVYLSQNKDKPRVQTNIATRAGSKNDPASATGLAHYLEHMLFKGTHSIGTMDWAKESALLKQISDTYEQRRNTTDEVKREALYKRIDSLSYEAAKYAIPNEYDKMVSSLGASGTNAFTSTERTVYVNDIPSNALEKWMMIESVRFQELVLRLFHTELETVFEEFNRGQDNDQRKSFTAMAEHLYKKHPYGTQTTIGTGEHLKNPSMVKIHEYFDTYYVPNNMAVVLAGDIDYDATIAMVDKYFGGWKSKPVPAFTFTPEDPIAKPEAVEVMGPMAEWVSLGWRFGGVKSGDAIMMDLISGLLKNGQAGLIDIDLIQQQKVLDAGAFSFESTDYSQFGMSANAKQGQTLEEARDLLLAELAKVRNGQFDDWLIEAVVNDKRQQQTRFWNENNSMRASALTNAFILRKDWADVVGYLDRMGKITKEQVMAFAKERFGDNYVCVFKRTGEDKNTFKVTKPAITAIPINRDAQSDWFKEWEAAGMKDIEPAFVDYDKSIQRGTLKSGVPVASIPNTSNDLFTLVMVQDLGEHHDPKLKLAVEYLPYLGTEKYSASQLQQEFFKLGLEFSVQSGTDRNTITLTGLEKNMVQGLALLEHLLANAQPNKEAWAELVKDIAKQRANNKKNKGIIMSSAMLSYARYGERSPFRNILSQAELDAVDPAELVGLIHGLTAHEHRIFYYGNAPMTKVVATLEAEHKVTAPLKKYRQDAPYTELETKENRVLFVDYDMVQTEMMLVSHAGAFDAGKLPYGTLFNEYFGSGLSSIVFQEIREAKALAYSANAQFSRPQRKEDAHYVRAYIGTQNDKLGDAVTAMLDLMNNMPADERMFNGSKDAALKNLASQRATKEAIYWSWESAQRLGLSEDPNKALYEAMKSADLNGMGAFFKENIAGRNYTYMVIGKADKLDMAALERLGPLTKLGLEEIFGY
- a CDS encoding T9SS type A sorting domain-containing protein — protein: MNKRNSVVAFFFIAFTTVGQWVPAGLFSSTLHYQASAFHNLDSGLFVYGANNPGPFAPATEGGIVLTDDGAASGGYFIWYEPSTNLEDIDVKMTGGKPLYMAAGHELYNRSIVVRPYLFPAYPFGFDSVRTGTGRYYRAIRMRNDLVAFTGGADQAGNGIIDMSTDTGATWTNIAFLPGQPVSRLHFVNDTLAFAATGGYSRLTNNGIAIPDSGAIYRSTDGGLNWAQVLSDTATGFSDVEFVNDQIGAATRNDGAVLRTTDGGNTWLPASVNLPAPIVMTSLTFRSDGTGFATGYRTDGLSGYVFISTDDGATWSENYNTSGLNSARRLYDVRFFDDAHGYACGQIRPLRTTGIITDQVELSSLTGALYPVPASDFLNVNTGFDGLAEVTISDALGRQMAISMFTRKSQALDVGGLPAGSYVVRVRAGSKAWSRGFVKL
- a CDS encoding DUF2461 domain-containing protein, coding for MSFKQITAIEQATLTFLKDLSRNNDRDWFTKHRDRYEAAHANMISFADALLERMGKHDRFDTASGRKSLMRIYNDLRFHKHKPPYNPRFGGNLDRAKPALRGGYYYHVEPGWSFISCGFFGPEPADLKLIRSDIAYDPGTWAKLIASKAMRATFEPLAGDQVATVPKGFTKDHPAIDLLRRKQFIFRRRFTDAQVLSKSFLSDVEASFRTVRPWFDHMSAVLTSDANGA
- a CDS encoding LysM peptidoglycan-binding domain-containing protein, whose protein sequence is MNRLVMLLPLLLCLITGTAQVTQTRDGKKYILHTVEKGQTLFAIGQRYAVPTEVIVKANPAASQGLSIGQVLIIPVDGVSKKEAKAAPQLRDGELVHVVQKKETVYGIARKYSVPEADLLGRNPQMADGLKVGLELIIPVAKVTGTSATVVAPAADDGSISHPVQAQETIYGLCKQHGITEEELRAANGGLPEGLKVGTYLRIPAKKTEPVFVDPAVGMDKRDRYSVGLLLPFSIERNDSVLARPNSDDWYELTSIAAQFYAGAQLALDSLKALGLKVDIRVVDVGNDPASWSKALKDPDLRNLDLYIGPFHRAAIEQVAGMAGSGQIICPVAQSNKVLLGRPQVSKAVSGRTEQVQYTARYVAKYHGNDNIILLRSAITGEKELQDQMERMLRDALHAAGSDAVIDSTTIAYSGKRQGSSVLAKLSTSKLNVVVAPTEDVELVTGLVNVLADATDKHRIVVFGLEQWMNIESVDAAKRDAVQLHFAVSTHIDRSNARVAAFDKVFRERFHTDAGEYAFLGFDVTYFYLKALYDEGRTFPQRYATVAAEPLHMGFKMQKAGEENGYRNESAIMLVHRDLSLSPAKP
- the guaA gene encoding glutamine-hydrolyzing GMP synthase, which gives rise to MEKILILDHGSQYTQLIARRVRELNVYCEIHPFSKAARFADDSSIKGVILGGSPFSVHDTNAPDTDISVFQGRLPVLAICYGAQLLAKRSGAPVLPSTVREYGRAHLDNIMVSGPLFDGVHPGTQVWMSHGDSITAVAGNMEVMASTHAVPVAAFRLKGENTFAVQFHPEVFHTTDGLTILRNFVQGVCGCKGDWTPASFVESTVDGLRQQLGNDRVVLALSGGVDSSVAAILLHKAIGERLHCVFVDNGLLRKGEFESVLENYKHLGLNITGVDAKARFYAALQGKEDPEQKRKAIGATFIHVFDDEAKRIKDVKWLGQGTIYPDVIESVSVHGPSVTIKSHHNVGGLPARMNLKVVEPLRLLFKDEVRRVGKELGLDVALLGRHPFPGPGLGIRILGEVTGEKVALLQEVDHIYIKHLREAGLYDQVWQAGAILLPVRSVGVMGDERTYENAVALRAVSSTDGMTADWCHLPYELLARISNDIINRVKGVNRVVYDISSKPPATIEWE